CAAGTGTAAAAAGTGTGATAATCAGTTTTCTAAACTTGTTTTCAATATGGATACTAAAATAGAGTGCCCCATATGCAAAAGTGAAAATTGTGAAAAATTAATATCCAGGGTCTCAGCTTCATCAGGCAGTTCCGTTAAGAACGATTTTTCCGGTGGGTGTGCCTCTGGGTTTAGTTGAGCAAATTAATTTGCATCAGGTAGGT
This window of the Denitrovibrio acetiphilus DSM 12809 genome carries:
- a CDS encoding FmdB family zinc ribbon protein translates to MPIYEYKCKKCDNQFSKLVFNMDTKIECPICKSENCEKLISRVSASSGSSVKNDFSGGCASGFS